A window of the Vigna angularis cultivar LongXiaoDou No.4 chromosome 3, ASM1680809v1, whole genome shotgun sequence genome harbors these coding sequences:
- the LOC108322045 gene encoding 1-acyl-sn-glycerol-3-phosphate acyltransferase BAT2, chloroplastic isoform X1 encodes MEITLLSFSSPIHHRLHIGHKEARFFGGSSSTLVSNLCTHRGTTYKHPVLRISHKAPQCSMQGISKKLENVPWLFGSPKFIVQNKFPRDVVVRSELTAAGSAEDGYLLPELKVESKVRGACFYVVTAFSAIFLFVLMMVGHPLVLLFDRYRRKFHHFIAKVWATLTVAPFFKIEFEGMENLPPPDTPAVYVSNHQSFLDIYTLLTLGRSFKFISKTGIFLFPIIGWAMFFLGVIPLKRMDSRSQLDCLKRCMDLIKKGASVFFFPEGTRSKDGKLGTFKKGAFSVAAKTNTPLVPITLIGTGQIMPAGKEVILSLGGTILFMLEHLTFVLQEKVGGCIALTEGFLDVGITYA; translated from the exons ATGGAAATCACTCTTCTCTCTTTCAGTTCTCCAATCCACCACCGTCTTCATATTG GCCACAAAGAAGCGAGATTCTTTGGGGGATCCTCTTCCACCCTCGTAAGTAAT TTGTGTACTCACCGTGGAACAACTTATAAGCACCCAGTTTTGAGGATTTCACACAAGG CTCCTCAATGTAGCATGCAAGGAATCTCTAAGAAGCTTGAAAATGTACCATGGCTGTTTGGTAGTCCTAAATTTATTGTTCAGAATAAATTTCCCAGAGATGTAGTTGTTAGATCTGAACTTACTGCAGCTGGGTCTGCTGAAGATGGCTATTTACTACCTg AGCTGAAAGTGGAATCTAAAGTCAGGGGAGCTTGCTTTTATGTTGTCACAGCCTTCAGTGCCATATTTCTTTTTGTGCTGATGATGGTTGGACATCCATTGGTACTCCTGTTTGATCGCTACAGAAGAAAGTTCCACCATTTTATTGCCAAAGTGTGGGCTACACTGACTGTAGCAccatttttcaaaattgaatttgaGGGAATGGAGAATCTGCCACCTCCAGATACCCCTGCTGTGTATGTTTCGAATCATCAGAGTTTTCTAGACATATATACTCTTCTTACGTTAGGAAGAAGCTTCAAGTTCATTAGCAAGACTGgtatatttctttttccaataATTGGGTGGGCAATGTTTTTTTTGGGTGTCATTCCTTTGAAGCGCATGGACAGCCGAAGCCAGCTG GACTGTCTTAAACGATGCATGGATTTGATCAAGAAAGGAGCCtctgtttttttctttccagAGGGAACACGCAGTAAAGATGGAAAACTAGGCACATTCAAG AAAGGTGCTTTCAGTGTAGCTGCAAAGACAAATACTCCACTCGTTCCTATTACCCTTATTGGAACTGGTCAAATCATGCCTGCAGGAAAGGAGG TCATCCTTTCCTTAGGTGGGACTATCTTATTCATGTTGGAACACCTGACATTTGTTCTTCAGGAGAAAGTAGGAGGTTGCATTGCACTTACAGAAGGATTTTTAGATGTCGGCATCACTTATGCTTAA
- the LOC108322045 gene encoding 1-acyl-sn-glycerol-3-phosphate acyltransferase BAT2, chloroplastic isoform X4 — translation MEITLLSFSSPIHHRLHIGHKEARFFGGSSSTLLCTHRGTTYKHPVLRISHKELKVESKVRGACFYVVTAFSAIFLFVLMMVGHPLVLLFDRYRRKFHHFIAKVWATLTVAPFFKIEFEGMENLPPPDTPAVYVSNHQSFLDIYTLLTLGRSFKFISKTGIFLFPIIGWAMFFLGVIPLKRMDSRSQLDCLKRCMDLIKKGASVFFFPEGTRSKDGKLGTFKKGAFSVAAKTNTPLVPITLIGTGQIMPAGKEVILSLGGTILFMLEHLTFVLQEKVGGCIALTEGFLDVGITYA, via the exons ATGGAAATCACTCTTCTCTCTTTCAGTTCTCCAATCCACCACCGTCTTCATATTG GCCACAAAGAAGCGAGATTCTTTGGGGGATCCTCTTCCACCCTC TTGTGTACTCACCGTGGAACAACTTATAAGCACCCAGTTTTGAGGATTTCACACAAGG AGCTGAAAGTGGAATCTAAAGTCAGGGGAGCTTGCTTTTATGTTGTCACAGCCTTCAGTGCCATATTTCTTTTTGTGCTGATGATGGTTGGACATCCATTGGTACTCCTGTTTGATCGCTACAGAAGAAAGTTCCACCATTTTATTGCCAAAGTGTGGGCTACACTGACTGTAGCAccatttttcaaaattgaatttgaGGGAATGGAGAATCTGCCACCTCCAGATACCCCTGCTGTGTATGTTTCGAATCATCAGAGTTTTCTAGACATATATACTCTTCTTACGTTAGGAAGAAGCTTCAAGTTCATTAGCAAGACTGgtatatttctttttccaataATTGGGTGGGCAATGTTTTTTTTGGGTGTCATTCCTTTGAAGCGCATGGACAGCCGAAGCCAGCTG GACTGTCTTAAACGATGCATGGATTTGATCAAGAAAGGAGCCtctgtttttttctttccagAGGGAACACGCAGTAAAGATGGAAAACTAGGCACATTCAAG AAAGGTGCTTTCAGTGTAGCTGCAAAGACAAATACTCCACTCGTTCCTATTACCCTTATTGGAACTGGTCAAATCATGCCTGCAGGAAAGGAGG TCATCCTTTCCTTAGGTGGGACTATCTTATTCATGTTGGAACACCTGACATTTGTTCTTCAGGAGAAAGTAGGAGGTTGCATTGCACTTACAGAAGGATTTTTAGATGTCGGCATCACTTATGCTTAA
- the LOC108322045 gene encoding 1-acyl-sn-glycerol-3-phosphate acyltransferase BAT2, chloroplastic isoform X2 produces the protein MEITLLSFSSPIHHRLHIGHKEARFFGGSSSTLLCTHRGTTYKHPVLRISHKAPQCSMQGISKKLENVPWLFGSPKFIVQNKFPRDVVVRSELTAAGSAEDGYLLPELKVESKVRGACFYVVTAFSAIFLFVLMMVGHPLVLLFDRYRRKFHHFIAKVWATLTVAPFFKIEFEGMENLPPPDTPAVYVSNHQSFLDIYTLLTLGRSFKFISKTGIFLFPIIGWAMFFLGVIPLKRMDSRSQLDCLKRCMDLIKKGASVFFFPEGTRSKDGKLGTFKKGAFSVAAKTNTPLVPITLIGTGQIMPAGKEVILSLGGTILFMLEHLTFVLQEKVGGCIALTEGFLDVGITYA, from the exons ATGGAAATCACTCTTCTCTCTTTCAGTTCTCCAATCCACCACCGTCTTCATATTG GCCACAAAGAAGCGAGATTCTTTGGGGGATCCTCTTCCACCCTC TTGTGTACTCACCGTGGAACAACTTATAAGCACCCAGTTTTGAGGATTTCACACAAGG CTCCTCAATGTAGCATGCAAGGAATCTCTAAGAAGCTTGAAAATGTACCATGGCTGTTTGGTAGTCCTAAATTTATTGTTCAGAATAAATTTCCCAGAGATGTAGTTGTTAGATCTGAACTTACTGCAGCTGGGTCTGCTGAAGATGGCTATTTACTACCTg AGCTGAAAGTGGAATCTAAAGTCAGGGGAGCTTGCTTTTATGTTGTCACAGCCTTCAGTGCCATATTTCTTTTTGTGCTGATGATGGTTGGACATCCATTGGTACTCCTGTTTGATCGCTACAGAAGAAAGTTCCACCATTTTATTGCCAAAGTGTGGGCTACACTGACTGTAGCAccatttttcaaaattgaatttgaGGGAATGGAGAATCTGCCACCTCCAGATACCCCTGCTGTGTATGTTTCGAATCATCAGAGTTTTCTAGACATATATACTCTTCTTACGTTAGGAAGAAGCTTCAAGTTCATTAGCAAGACTGgtatatttctttttccaataATTGGGTGGGCAATGTTTTTTTTGGGTGTCATTCCTTTGAAGCGCATGGACAGCCGAAGCCAGCTG GACTGTCTTAAACGATGCATGGATTTGATCAAGAAAGGAGCCtctgtttttttctttccagAGGGAACACGCAGTAAAGATGGAAAACTAGGCACATTCAAG AAAGGTGCTTTCAGTGTAGCTGCAAAGACAAATACTCCACTCGTTCCTATTACCCTTATTGGAACTGGTCAAATCATGCCTGCAGGAAAGGAGG TCATCCTTTCCTTAGGTGGGACTATCTTATTCATGTTGGAACACCTGACATTTGTTCTTCAGGAGAAAGTAGGAGGTTGCATTGCACTTACAGAAGGATTTTTAGATGTCGGCATCACTTATGCTTAA
- the LOC108322045 gene encoding 1-acyl-sn-glycerol-3-phosphate acyltransferase BAT2, chloroplastic isoform X3 yields MEITLLSFSSPIHHRLHIGHKEARFFGGSSSTLVSNLCTHRGTTYKHPVLRISHKELKVESKVRGACFYVVTAFSAIFLFVLMMVGHPLVLLFDRYRRKFHHFIAKVWATLTVAPFFKIEFEGMENLPPPDTPAVYVSNHQSFLDIYTLLTLGRSFKFISKTGIFLFPIIGWAMFFLGVIPLKRMDSRSQLDCLKRCMDLIKKGASVFFFPEGTRSKDGKLGTFKKGAFSVAAKTNTPLVPITLIGTGQIMPAGKEVILSLGGTILFMLEHLTFVLQEKVGGCIALTEGFLDVGITYA; encoded by the exons ATGGAAATCACTCTTCTCTCTTTCAGTTCTCCAATCCACCACCGTCTTCATATTG GCCACAAAGAAGCGAGATTCTTTGGGGGATCCTCTTCCACCCTCGTAAGTAAT TTGTGTACTCACCGTGGAACAACTTATAAGCACCCAGTTTTGAGGATTTCACACAAGG AGCTGAAAGTGGAATCTAAAGTCAGGGGAGCTTGCTTTTATGTTGTCACAGCCTTCAGTGCCATATTTCTTTTTGTGCTGATGATGGTTGGACATCCATTGGTACTCCTGTTTGATCGCTACAGAAGAAAGTTCCACCATTTTATTGCCAAAGTGTGGGCTACACTGACTGTAGCAccatttttcaaaattgaatttgaGGGAATGGAGAATCTGCCACCTCCAGATACCCCTGCTGTGTATGTTTCGAATCATCAGAGTTTTCTAGACATATATACTCTTCTTACGTTAGGAAGAAGCTTCAAGTTCATTAGCAAGACTGgtatatttctttttccaataATTGGGTGGGCAATGTTTTTTTTGGGTGTCATTCCTTTGAAGCGCATGGACAGCCGAAGCCAGCTG GACTGTCTTAAACGATGCATGGATTTGATCAAGAAAGGAGCCtctgtttttttctttccagAGGGAACACGCAGTAAAGATGGAAAACTAGGCACATTCAAG AAAGGTGCTTTCAGTGTAGCTGCAAAGACAAATACTCCACTCGTTCCTATTACCCTTATTGGAACTGGTCAAATCATGCCTGCAGGAAAGGAGG TCATCCTTTCCTTAGGTGGGACTATCTTATTCATGTTGGAACACCTGACATTTGTTCTTCAGGAGAAAGTAGGAGGTTGCATTGCACTTACAGAAGGATTTTTAGATGTCGGCATCACTTATGCTTAA
- the LOC108322073 gene encoding ABC transporter G family member 7 isoform X2, whose product MVGFGGKKVRQMVVGFGGSGFGQVAIAVAVSFLVRVFSAPGPALSPDNDPDDTQENGSDDAEAPPAGKVTPVTIRWRNINCCLSDKSSKSVRFLLRNVSGGARPGRLLAIMGPSGSGKTTLLNVLAGQLTASPRLHLSGVLEFNGKPASKNAYKFAYVRQEDLFFSQLTVRETLSLATELQLPNISSAEERDEFVNTLLFKLGLVSCADTRVGDAKVRGISGGEKKRLSLACELLASPSVIFSDEPTTGLDAFQAEKVMETLQQLAQDGHTVICSIHQPRGSVYSKFDDIILLTEGSLVYAGPARHEPLTYFSKFGYQCPDHVNPAEFLADLISIDYSSADSVYTSQKRIDGLIESFSQLLSRDIYATSINVNDLSNSRKKITQRVAVGKKKGIWWKQFWLLLKRAWMQASRDAPTNKVRARMSIASAIIFGSVFWRMGNSQTSIQDRMGLLQVTAINTAMAALTKTVGVFPKERAIVDRERAKGSYSLGPYLFSKLLAELPIGAAFPLMFGTVLYPMARLHPTLQSLVF is encoded by the exons ATGGTGGGTTTTGGCGGGAAAAAAGTGCGCCAAATGGTTGTTGGTTTCGGCGGCAGTGGCTTCGGTCAGGTCGCTATCGCTGTCGCGGTCTCCTTCCTCGTCCGCGTCTTCTCCGCTCCCGGCCCTGCTCTCTCGCCGGATAATGACCCCGACGATACGCAGGAGAACGGTTCTGACGATGCCGAAGCTCCTCCAGCCGGAAAGGTCACACCGGTTACAATCAGATGGAGAAACATCAATTGCTGCCTTTCCGATAAATCCTCCAAGTCC GTAAGATTTCTGCTTAGAAATGTGAGTGGAGGAGCGAGGCCTGGAAGGTTATTAGCCATAATGGGACCTTCAGGTTCAGGGAAGACAACGTTGCTTAATGTTCTTGCGGGTCAGCTCACAGCATCTCCTCGGTTGCATTTGAGTGGCGTTTTGGAGTTTAATGGAAAGCCTGCTTCGAAGAACGCGTACAA GTTTGCTTATGTGAGACAGGAGGATCTCTTTTTCTCGCAGCTCACTGTTCGGGAGACGTTGTCACTTGCTACCGAACTTCAGCTTCCCAACATATCTTCTGCGGAAGAGAGGGATGAGTTCGTGAACACTCTCCTTTTCAAACTAGGCTTG gTTAGTTGTGCTGATACACGTGTTGGTGATGCAAAAGTTCGTGGAATTAGTGGTGGTGAAAAGAAACGCTTGTCCTTGGCGTGTGAACTGCTTGCTAGTCCATCTGTTATATTTTCCGATGAACCCACAACAG GACTTGATGCCTTCCAGGCTGAGAAAGTCATGGAAACTCTACAGCAACTTGCACAAGATGGTCATACCGTTATATGTTCTATACATCAGCCAAGAGGCTCAGTGTATAGTAAATTTGACGATATCATCTTGCTAACAGAGGGTTCACTTGTTTATGCCGGTCCTGCTCGTCATGAACCACTGACTTACTTCTCAAAATTTGG GTACCAGTGCCCGGATCACGTAAATCCTGCTGAATTTTTGGCAGATCTCATATCCATAGACTACAGTTCTGCTGATAGTGTCTATACCTCTCAAAAAAGAATTGATGGTCTTATTGAGTCATTCTCGCAATTGTTATCAAGAGACATATACGCAACTTCAATTAATGTAAACGATCTCTCCAACAGTAGAAAGAAAATCACCCAGAGGGTGGCAGtaggaaagaagaaaggaattTGGTGGAAGCAATTTTGGTTGCTCCTTAAAAGAGCATGGATGCAG GCTTCGCGAGATGCACCAACAAACAAAGTTCGGGCAAGGATGTCAATTGCATCAGCAATTATCTTTGGGTCAGTATTTTGGAGAATGGGAAATTCTCAGACTTCAATACAAGACAGAATGGGATTGCTTCAG GTTACTGCAATAAACACAGCTATGGCTGCTCTCACAAAGACGGTAGGTGTGTTTCCAAAGGAACGGGCAATTGTAGATAGAGAACGTGCTAAAGGTTCCTATTCCTTGGGTCCCTATCTGTTCTCAAAATTGTTGGCTGAGCTTCCCATTGGAGCAGCATTTCCATTAATGTTTGGTACTGTTTTGTATCCAATGGCACGCCTTCATCCTACCTTGCAGAG TTTGGTGTTTTAG
- the LOC108322042 gene encoding uncharacterized protein LOC108322042: MANKSREEPKTAPEPDRWYNLTLGPSFKDESSNKYCTLRYEFKPASVDKNKPGLLRKTKENRISVEFQNNQIGKPKVTFEGNSEDYKENDAVLFFDGETLRLERLHRAVKQLRHLRMPGESAGAAATAVAAPSGPALDPRSSPVGKSVKPASLGRSSFQAVPVEVERIDIGEPENTGVKVGSKRSSDYLNEPPINASPDAKNEVEEHHDIDIKDLFGSESPEDDNNVEEKDNVGFDMNVPHTDDDIVDMDDSGDEVDKGHNPAEAPETQANAEGRDEQTSTSSSSSGSGSSESGSGSGSGSSSSSDKEDSDEDSVHSI, encoded by the exons ATGGCCAACAAATCTCGAGAAGAGCCCAAGACTGCTCCTGAGCCTGATCGGTGGTACAATCTCACCCTTGGACCTTCCTTCAAAGATGAATCCTCCAACAAATACTGCACGCTGCGAT ATGAATTTAAGCCAGCTTCAGTTGATAAGAATAAGCCAGGATTGTTACGCAAGACCAAAGAGAACAGGATTTCTGTGGAATTTCAGAACAACCAAATAGGAAAACCCAAGGTGACATTTGAGGGGAACAGTGAGGATTACAAGGAAAACGATGCTGTATTGTTTTTTGATGGTGAGACACTTCGATTGGAGCGGCTTCATAGGGCCGTAAAACAACTGCGACACCTACGAATGCCTGGTGAATCTGCAGGTGCTGCAGCTACAGCTGTGGCTGCTCCATCTGGACCAGCTTTGGATCCTCGATCATCCCCTGTTGGGAAGTCTGTAAAGCCAGCATCTCTTGGCAGGAGCTCATTTCAGGCTGTGCCA GTTGAGGTGGAGCGTATTGATATTGGTGAACCTGAGAATACCG GCGTCAAAGTTGGTTCGAAGAGGTCATCTGATTATCTAAACGAACCGCCCATTAATGCCTCTCCAGATGCGAAAAATGAAGTCGAGGAACATCACGATATTGACATTAAAGACCTTTTTGGCAGCGAGTCACCGGAGGATGACAATAATgttgaagaaaaagataatgTTGGATTTGACATGAATGTTCCACACACGGATGATGATATTGTGGATATGGATGATAGCGGTGACGAGGTGGACAAAGGACACAATCCTGCAGAAGCTCCCGAAACCCAGGCGAATGCAGAGGGAAGGGATGAGCAGACATCTACTTCTAGCAGTAGCAGTGGAAGTGGCAGTAGTGAAAGTGGTAGTGGAAGTGGTAGTGGAAGTAGCAGCAGCAGTGACAAAGAAGACAGTGACGAAGACTCGGTTCATTCAATCTAA
- the LOC108322073 gene encoding ABC transporter G family member 7 isoform X1, which yields MVGFGGKKVRQMVVGFGGSGFGQVAIAVAVSFLVRVFSAPGPALSPDNDPDDTQENGSDDAEAPPAGKVTPVTIRWRNINCCLSDKSSKSVRFLLRNVSGGARPGRLLAIMGPSGSGKTTLLNVLAGQLTASPRLHLSGVLEFNGKPASKNAYKFAYVRQEDLFFSQLTVRETLSLATELQLPNISSAEERDEFVNTLLFKLGLVSCADTRVGDAKVRGISGGEKKRLSLACELLASPSVIFSDEPTTGLDAFQAEKVMETLQQLAQDGHTVICSIHQPRGSVYSKFDDIILLTEGSLVYAGPARHEPLTYFSKFGYQCPDHVNPAEFLADLISIDYSSADSVYTSQKRIDGLIESFSQLLSRDIYATSINVNDLSNSRKKITQRVAVGKKKGIWWKQFWLLLKRAWMQASRDAPTNKVRARMSIASAIIFGSVFWRMGNSQTSIQDRMGLLQVTAINTAMAALTKTVGVFPKERAIVDRERAKGSYSLGPYLFSKLLAELPIGAAFPLMFGTVLYPMARLHPTLQRFGKFCGIITMESFAASAMGLTVGAMVPTTEAAMAVGPSLMTVFIVFGGYYVNPENTPIIFRWIPNVSLIRWAFQGLSINEFSGLQFDHQHSFDIQTGEQALERISFGKSRIRDTVIAQNRILLFWYCTTYLLLEKNKPKYQQLETPIDDNEPLLKLEELNSEQVDQTLEAPPVGQVDSNQAPESPGVDLVGPFVLEGAK from the exons ATGGTGGGTTTTGGCGGGAAAAAAGTGCGCCAAATGGTTGTTGGTTTCGGCGGCAGTGGCTTCGGTCAGGTCGCTATCGCTGTCGCGGTCTCCTTCCTCGTCCGCGTCTTCTCCGCTCCCGGCCCTGCTCTCTCGCCGGATAATGACCCCGACGATACGCAGGAGAACGGTTCTGACGATGCCGAAGCTCCTCCAGCCGGAAAGGTCACACCGGTTACAATCAGATGGAGAAACATCAATTGCTGCCTTTCCGATAAATCCTCCAAGTCC GTAAGATTTCTGCTTAGAAATGTGAGTGGAGGAGCGAGGCCTGGAAGGTTATTAGCCATAATGGGACCTTCAGGTTCAGGGAAGACAACGTTGCTTAATGTTCTTGCGGGTCAGCTCACAGCATCTCCTCGGTTGCATTTGAGTGGCGTTTTGGAGTTTAATGGAAAGCCTGCTTCGAAGAACGCGTACAA GTTTGCTTATGTGAGACAGGAGGATCTCTTTTTCTCGCAGCTCACTGTTCGGGAGACGTTGTCACTTGCTACCGAACTTCAGCTTCCCAACATATCTTCTGCGGAAGAGAGGGATGAGTTCGTGAACACTCTCCTTTTCAAACTAGGCTTG gTTAGTTGTGCTGATACACGTGTTGGTGATGCAAAAGTTCGTGGAATTAGTGGTGGTGAAAAGAAACGCTTGTCCTTGGCGTGTGAACTGCTTGCTAGTCCATCTGTTATATTTTCCGATGAACCCACAACAG GACTTGATGCCTTCCAGGCTGAGAAAGTCATGGAAACTCTACAGCAACTTGCACAAGATGGTCATACCGTTATATGTTCTATACATCAGCCAAGAGGCTCAGTGTATAGTAAATTTGACGATATCATCTTGCTAACAGAGGGTTCACTTGTTTATGCCGGTCCTGCTCGTCATGAACCACTGACTTACTTCTCAAAATTTGG GTACCAGTGCCCGGATCACGTAAATCCTGCTGAATTTTTGGCAGATCTCATATCCATAGACTACAGTTCTGCTGATAGTGTCTATACCTCTCAAAAAAGAATTGATGGTCTTATTGAGTCATTCTCGCAATTGTTATCAAGAGACATATACGCAACTTCAATTAATGTAAACGATCTCTCCAACAGTAGAAAGAAAATCACCCAGAGGGTGGCAGtaggaaagaagaaaggaattTGGTGGAAGCAATTTTGGTTGCTCCTTAAAAGAGCATGGATGCAG GCTTCGCGAGATGCACCAACAAACAAAGTTCGGGCAAGGATGTCAATTGCATCAGCAATTATCTTTGGGTCAGTATTTTGGAGAATGGGAAATTCTCAGACTTCAATACAAGACAGAATGGGATTGCTTCAG GTTACTGCAATAAACACAGCTATGGCTGCTCTCACAAAGACGGTAGGTGTGTTTCCAAAGGAACGGGCAATTGTAGATAGAGAACGTGCTAAAGGTTCCTATTCCTTGGGTCCCTATCTGTTCTCAAAATTGTTGGCTGAGCTTCCCATTGGAGCAGCATTTCCATTAATGTTTGGTACTGTTTTGTATCCAATGGCACGCCTTCATCCTACCTTGCAGAG ATTTGGAAAGTTCTGTGGCATTATCACTATGGAATCTTTTGCTGCATCTGCTATGGGTCTCACTGTTGGTGCTATGGTTCCAACGACTGAAGCAGCAATGGCAGTAGGTCCCTCTCTGATGAcagtttttattgtttttggaGGCTACTATGTCAATCCAGAGAATACCCCAATCATTTTCCGCTGGATTCCTAATGTTTCTCTGATTAGATG GGCTTTTCAGGGACTTTCTATCAATGAATTTAGTGGTCTTCAATTTGACCATCAACATTCATTTGATATTCAAACTGGAGAGCAG GCGCTAGAGCGAATTTCCTTTGGGAAAAGTAGGATCAGGGATACGGTGATAGCACAAAATAGAATACTACTATTTTGGTATTGCACCACCTATCTTCTCCTCGAGAAAAACAAACCCAAATACCAGCAACTTGAAACCCCTATTGACGACAACGAGCCGCTTTTAAAACTTGAGGAGCTCAATTCTGAACAAGTTGATCAGACACTTGAAGCTCCGCCAGTTGGCCAAGTTGATTCCAACCAGGCCCCTGAGTCACCTGGAGTAGATCTTGTTGGCCCTTTTGTCCTCGAAG GTGCTAAGTAG